The Montipora foliosa isolate CH-2021 chromosome 1, ASM3666993v2, whole genome shotgun sequence genome has a window encoding:
- the LOC137993071 gene encoding histamine H2 receptor-like has protein sequence MNNSVGQTILTKAMEITEVFMDNCEQQVQGDFILQTAFLILIMIVTFLGNFLVCLTVYLHRRLRSVTNYFIVSLAVSDLLVSVTSLPFRIHQTLHNGVWCLGYHVCLTWIIVDIICSGASICNLAAISIDRYIAIVHPFRYHSVMTNTVAWVIIGVVWTYSVTWAALSSFNWSNPEGAHFITTEVCKKTDRLFYTVVTVFAFYLPLAIVLVMYGFVFRVAMNQARAVASLQPVDTRDGRTPRRFSINIVREVKAAKTLAIVIGAFTICWFPFFTFLLISLWNLEILRPPYLSEEALKGLRGTFLYVLPAINSTLNPIIYALFNREFRIAFFRLLQRTFRRQSLARSHSATANEDSSQHTINTNMTNGSPKSPKPCKKNGHQKKMMKIHEVYAERSSEGNAETPKQV, from the coding sequence ATGAATAACTCTGTGGGCCAAACCATTTTGACAAAGGCAATGGAAATTACAGAAGTCTTTATGGACAACTGCGAGCAACAAGTCCAGGGTGACTTCATCCTGCAGACCGCTTTTTTAATCCTCATCATGATTGTGACTTTCCTCGGTAACTTCTTGGTATGCCTAACAGTGTATCTTCACCGACGACTTCGCTCTGTCACCAACTATTTCATAGTGTCACTTGCCGTGTCAGACCTGTTGGTTTCTGTCACGTCGCTGCCTTTTCGTATCCACCAGACTCTTCACAATGGTGTCTGGTGCCTTGGCTACCACGTCTGCCTAACCTGGATCATAGTTGACATCATCTGCAGTGGTGCTTCCATTTGTAATCTCGCAGCCATTTCCATAGATCGCTACATTGCTATCGTGCATCCGTTTCGATACCATTCCGTCATGACCAACACCGTCGCCTGGGTGATAATCGGAGTAGTGTGGACTTATTCGGTGACTTGGGCAGCTCTTTCGTCGTTTAATTGGTCTAATCCAGAAGGGGCACATTTTATTACAACGGAAGTGTGTAAGAAAACGGACAGACTATTTTACACGGTTGTCACTGTTTTTGCCTTTTACTTGCCTCTTGCGATAGTTCTGGTAATGTACGGGTTTGTGTTCCGCGTGGCAATGAATCAGGCTCGAGCTGTCGCTTCACTGCAACCTGTCGACACCCGTGATGGCCGTACTCCTCGAAGATTCTCAATAAACATCGTCCGAGAGGTCAAAGCCGCTAAAACCCTGGCCATCGTCATTGGGGCATTTACTATCTGTTGGTTTCCATTTTTCACGTTTCTCTTGATCAGCTTATGGAATCTGGAAATACTAAGGCCTCCATATCTTTCAGAGGAAGCCCTAAAGGGTCTTCGCGGCACATTCCTGTACGTCTTACCAGCAATCAACAGCACACTGAACCCGATTATTTATGCTTTATTTAACAGGGAATTCAGGATTGCATTCTTTCGATTGCTTCAGAGAACATTTCGTAGGCAAAGTCTCGCGAGATCTCACTCAGCAACCGCAAACGAGGATTCGTCTCAACATACCATAAACACGAATATGACAAATGGAAGCCCCAAAAGCCCGAAGCCgtgcaaaaaaaatgggcaTCAGAAAAAGATGATGAAAATTCATGAGGTGTACGCGGAGCGGAGCTCCGAGGGAAATGCAGAAACTCCAAAACAAGTATGA